One stretch of Centroberyx gerrardi isolate f3 chromosome 13, fCenGer3.hap1.cur.20231027, whole genome shotgun sequence DNA includes these proteins:
- the mep1bb gene encoding meprin A subunit beta, with amino-acid sequence MGRRKPTSVLIFHIVCLLCDTILCLPTSKVLEYDVDGGRDLDIFDINEEAGLNLVEGDIVLDERQVRNSIIGDEYRWPKTIPYYMEDDLEINAKGVILKAFEQYRLKTCIDFKPWTGESNYISIFKGGGCFSSVGNRRVGKQRLSIGSNCDRIATIEHEFLHALGFWHEQSRSDRDDYVTIMWDRISEGREHNFNTYNDTTSSSLGVPYDYGSMMHYSKNAFRNGTEPTIVTKIPAFSDVIGQRMEFSDSDLLKLSRLYNCTKASTFLDSCDFERENICGMIQGPGDQADWIRVTQAAGGPSTDYSNMGKCSGSGYFMHFSTGTGNVGDTAMLESRLLYPKRGYQCLQFFYYNSGSPDDTLSIWVREYDKANPNGTLHLIKTIDGAPQELWQLHHVSLNVTTKFRVVFQGTKKGSGPSAGGLSLDDINLSETTCPEFVWRVKNFSHVMDNTPSDMAIYSPPFTSKEGYTFQMSLYPSGKAGYTGELSAYAHLVARVGDTGQKWPCPWKQMTMMLMDQNPHIQKRMSNQRSVTTDPNRTLDSGAFFWDDPRKVGYEVTDTDGTKYSRGPGLGTPVYLTHLRAKSRDFIKGGDAIFLLTMEDVSHLTVTQPLPSTTVLPSTSTLPATATTMFPITTVPTGACTNVECQNDGVCVLDKEKAACRCVVGDDWWYYGDRCQFKGSSKDKTTLALASSFSVLGAMLIITIVSVICVKKKYNKPSNDTGITMANMSATAKP; translated from the exons ATGGGGCGACGAAAACCTACAAGTGTACTTATCTTTCACATTGTATGCCTCTTATGTGACACTATCCTCTGCTTG CCTACATCAAAAGTATTAG AATATGATGTGGATGGTGGGCGGGACCTTGACATTTTTGACATCAATGAag AAGCAGGATTGAATCTCGTAGAAGGAGATATTGTGCTTGATGAG AGACAAGTTCGAAATTCCATAATAGGTGATGAATACAGGTGGCCAAAGACGATTCCATACTACATGGAAGATGACTTGG AGATCAATGCAAAAGGTGTGATTCTGAAGGCCTTTGAACAGTACCGACTCAAGACCTGTATTGACTTCAAGCCTTGGACTGGAGAGTCAAACTACATTTCCATCTTTAAAGGGGGCGG CTGTTTCTCCTCTGTGGGTAACCGGCGAGTTGGGAAGCAGAGGTTGTCCATAGGGAGCAACTGTGACCGCATTGCAACCATTGAGCATGAGTTCCTTCATGCTCTGGGTTTCTGGCACGAGCAGTCCAGGTCAGACCGCGATGACTATGTCACCATCATGTGGGACCGGATCTCAGAGG GTAGAGAACACAACTTTAACACCTACAATGACACAACCTCCAGCTCGTTGGGTGTACCCTATGACTACGGTTCCATGATGCACTACAGTAAGAACGCCTTCCGCAACGGCACTGAACCCACCATCGTCACCAAGATCCCCGCTTTCAGTGATGTCATCGGCCAGCGTATGGAATTCAGTGACAGTGACCTGCTCAAGCTCAGCCGCCTCTATAACTGCA CCAAAGCCTCCACATTCCTGGATTCATGTGACTTTGAGCGTGAGAACATCTGTGGTATGATCCAGGGCCCAGGGGACCAGGCTGATTGGATCAGGGTAACCCAAGCTGCTGGAGGGCCCAGCACTGACTATTCCAACATGGGCAAATGCTCTG GCTCAGGGTACTTCATGCACTTCAGCACTGGCACAGGCAACGTCGGGGACACGGCTATGCTTGAGAGCAGGCTGCTCTACCCCAAGCGAGGTTACCAGTGCCTGCAGTTCTTCTACTACAACAGTGGCAGCCCTGATGACACACTGAGCATCTGGGTCCGAGAGTATGACAAAGCTAACCCCAACGGAACCCTGCACCTCATAAAGACCATAGATG GAGCCCCTCAGGAGCTTTGGCAACTGCACCACGTGAGTCTGAACGTCACGACCAAGTTCCGCGTTGTGTTTCAGGGGACCAAGAAGGGCTCCGGGCCCTCGGCGGGGGGGCTGTCCCTGGATGACATCAACCTCTCTGAGACCACCTGCCCAGAGTTTGTATGGAGAGTGAAGAACTTCAGTCATGTTATGGACAACACTCCATCAGACATGGCTATCTACAGCCCCCCCTTCACCTCCAAGGAGGGTTACACCTTCCAAATGAGTCTGTACCCCAGCGGTAAGGCAGGCTACACTGGTGAGTTGTCAGCCTACGCCCATCTGGTGGCCCGTGTTGGAGACACGGGGCAGAAATGGCCATGTCCCTGGAAACAGATGACCATGATGCTGATGGACCAGAACCCACACATCCAAAAGCGCATGTCCAACCAGCGCAGTGTCACCACTGACCCCAACAGGACATTAG ACTCTGGTGCCTTTTTCTGGGATGACCCTCGCAAGGTGGGCTATGAGGTCACAGATACCGATGGCACCAAGTATTCCCGAGGGCCAGGATTAGGCACACCAGTGTACCTCACCCACCTCAGAGCCAAGAGCAGGGATTTCATCAAGGGAGGAGACGCCATCTTTCTCCTCACCATGGAGG ATGTGTCTCATCTCACTGTCACTCAACCTTTGCCCTCCACAACCGTGTTGCCCTCCACAAGCACGTTACCCGCCACAGCCACAACCATGTTTCCTATCACCACTGTACCCACTGGCGCCTGCACCAATGTGGAGTGTCAGAACGATGGAGTCTGTGTGTTGGACAAAGAAAAGGCTGCTTGCAG GTGTGTGGTGGGTGATGACTGGTGGTATTATGGAGACAGATGTCAGTTCAAGGGCTCCAGCAAGGACAAAACCACCCTAGCACTTGcgtcttctttctctgtactAGGTGCCATGCTGATAATTACAATAGTCAGTGTCATCTGTGTGAAAAAGAAGTATAACAAACCCAGTAATGACACTGGTATCACAATGGCAAACATGAGTGCCACTGCAAAACCGTAG